A genomic segment from Etheostoma spectabile isolate EspeVRDwgs_2016 chromosome 11, UIUC_Espe_1.0, whole genome shotgun sequence encodes:
- the lmo7a gene encoding LIM domain only protein 7 isoform X18, producing the protein MEWRQQSTVSYDEAYLEAQRWIEAVTKKTFGSDDFRSALENGVLLCDLINKIKPGIIKRVNRLPTPIAGLDNLNVFLKACGKLGLKEAQLFHPGDLQDLSTRVTVKHQETNRRLKNVLITIYWLGRRAQCERFYDGPYLNFKAFEGLLGTALYKALQESSSQKGSNVRDSGFGDSWYSEREELFHPREGEGGGHRRDDSLDSLDSLGSRPQSISSETTLKGSSEGCCSDTEADSVYRMAENKDSLSYRRSVTITPKASSQFNQFLPTKDKASGYVPAPLRKKRAERNEDSRRSWANPSSTEDEGTLTRQHQMQESIDGSKSTSDILVDPTVIQQVRFEELQKYRERIKSTEDKWQDDLSKWKNRRRSVNSDIVKKKEEREKIEEITYSNRRSKTFKEMQEERENKGQNSIGGRLPSLSHLDSEDVFDTPVITPRTRTFPARSYTIDTPYCSSEPLEPSPKEVDLPAASPATGKAASPPTSLEVDIVDSPAGSDTTTTITPTSRSFFHSSLSPAAAVAAPLQKSPVSERTSTVKTEETTTTISSSGFPQKVPEPRTSLLRTQTEVGAPSSGSLYKQQPQPISMEPKPPGVSRVSASLPRSYQRSDSARLTSVIAPRPFGTQSSRLTSLPRAATTDNSQKRVNGDASISKKLSVPSRYHQFMTSEDETHSQSSSAHSSEEEEEEEEEKEEEKEDKTTAKSITSSQSVSPVPPQIKSEAPVSAAPAKETSQENYCEMRISLNQKPNSSRDFGFQATWDSTGARITSIQLGSPAEMCQLQVGDEVLTVNGHQVAEMSYPDWKSCMEKALQEGSLIMDIRHHGKNKWDRDQPSLPFKSHKTINLTSTDPILVGSPDKNTVSSSLDFTSRSSMEKLVSKEAPAHPVVDVASNGVNGGFREQSVTMRNKESEPISLKNLKRRSEFFEKGGSGSSVSALVYLCGGSESAMPDIPVPSIIPSSSRWSWDPEEERKRQEKWQKEQERLLQEKYKRDQEKLQEEWLKAQQEVAESINQEEPGSLEMIRHSISPFPSLSTTNQPTSPSWEEEERKKKEEQERQKQAEEQERQRQAEERRKREEEERELQRLQEERKRKERQEEEERKMREEEDLRWQRRREEERKEASRRQEAAEQQRRERERAFEQQQPWADGSHGFANVQSSLSFTDRTKSKSSPQLDEEEKPQRKVTGSGLGDKRSQQSVSQAELERQQILNEMKKKTPLLRDKSWIRERSSTTTMIQESDVPPMRSVSTVSRTWEDRKPGLKSEYETSSCTVTPATCDSKLASQPLCDVTVLQQIDEETTCDNNP; encoded by the exons GCATCAAGAGACCAACAGGAGGCTGAAAAAT GTACTGATCACAATTTACTGGCTTGGTAGAAGAGCTCAGTGTGAACGTTTCTATGATGGACCTTACCTGAATTTTAAGGCATTTGAGGGCTTATTGGGCACAGCACTATACAAG GCTCTGCAAGAATCGTCCAGTCAGAAAGGCAGCAACGTCAGAGACAGCGGTTTTGGAGATAGCTGGTACTCAGAGCGAGAGGAGCTCTTCCATccgagagaaggagaaggaggaggacacCGGAGAGACGACTCCCTTGACAGCTTGGACTCTTTGGGCTCCCGACCTCAGAGCATCTCATCTGAAACCACTCTTAAAGGAAGCAGCGAGG GTTGTTGTAGTGACACTGAGGCAGACTCTGTCTACAGGATGGCTGAGAACAAGGACAGTCTAAGTTACCGACGGTCAGTAACCATTACACCCAAGGCCAGTTCCCAGTTTAACCAGTTCCTGCCCACTAAAGACAAAGCCTCAGGCTATGTGCCTGCTCCACTAAGGAAGAAACGGGCCGAACGCAATGAGGACAGCCGGCGCAGCTGGGCCAACCCCTCATCCACAGAGGATGAAGGCACACTCACCAG ACAGCACCAAATGCAAGAGAGTATCGACGG GAGTAAATCAACAAGCGATATCCTGGTTGACCCCACCGTCATCCAGCAGGTTCGCTTCGAAGAGCTGCAGAAGTATCGTGAGCGGATAAAATCCACTGAGGATAAGTGGCAGGAT GACTTGAGCAAATGGAAAAACCGGCGCAGGAGTGTCAACTCTGATatagtgaagaagaaagaggaacgGGAGAAGATAGAGGAGATCACATACAGCAACAGAAGGTCCAAGACCTTCAAGGAGATGCAAGAGGAGAG agaaaacaaaggaCAGAACAGCATTGGGGGTCGTCTCCCATCTCTGTCTCACCTGGACAGCGAAGACGTATTTGATACACCTGTAATTACCCCACGTACCCGGACCTTTCCTGCCAGGAGCTACACTATTGACACTCCTTACTGTTCTTCTGAACCCCTTGAGCCTTCTCCAAAAGAGGTCGACCTCCCTGCTGCCTCCCCAGCGACCGGCAAGGCCGCTTCGCCTCCCACCTCATTGGAAGTTGACATTGTGGACAGTCCTGCAGGCAGCGACACCACAACCACCATCACTCCCACGAGCCGCAGCTTTTTCCACAGCTCCCtgtctccagcagcagcagtagcagcaccTTTACAGAAGAGTCCAGTCTCAGAACGCACCAGCACAGTCAAGACAGAAGAGACCACAaccaccatctcctcttctggcTTCCCACAAAAGGTGCCTGAGCCAAGGACCTCATTGTTGCGCACACAGACTGAGGTGGGGGCCCCCTCCTCTGGTTCTCTGTacaaacaacaaccacagcccATCTCAATGGAACCTAAGCCTCCTGGGGTGTCTCGGGTTTCCGCCTCCCTTCCCAGGAGCTACCAGAGATCGGATAGCGCACGTCTAACCTCAGTTATTGCACCAAGGCCCTTCGGAACCCAGTCGTCCCGCCTCACCTCACTCCCCCGAGCCGCTACA ACCGACAACTCTCAGAAGCGTGTCAACGGCGACGCCTCTATTTCTAAGAAGTTGTCGGTGCCGAGCCGCTATCACCAGTTCATGACCTCTGAGGACGAGACTCACTCTCAGTCCAGCTCAGCCCACagcagtgaggaggaggaggaggaggaggaagagaaggaggaggagaaagaagacaagacCACAGCAAAGAGCATCACCTCTTCTCAGAGTGTCTCACCTGTCCCTCCTCAGATCAAGAGTGAAGCCCCAGTCAGTGCTGCTCCAGCCAAAGAAACCAGCCAG GAGAACTACTGTGAGATGCGGATCAGCCTGAACCAGAAGCCCAACAGCAGCAGAGACTTTGGCTTCCAGGCGACCTGGGACTCGACAGGAGCTCGCATCACGTCCATCCAGCTAG GCAGCCCGGCAGAGATGTGCCAGCTTCAGGTCGGAGATGAGGTGTTAACGGTAAACGGGCACCAGGTGGCAGAAATGAGCTACCCAGACTGGAAGTCCTGCATGGAAAAGGCTCTGCAGGAGGGCAGTTTGATTATGGATATACGCCATCATGGCAAGAACA AGTGGGACAGAGATCAACCTTCCCTGCCATTTAAAAGCCATAAGACCATCAATCTGACCAGTACGGATCCGATACTTGTAGGTTCCCctgacaaaaacactgtcagCTCCAGCCTGGATTTCACCTCACGCTCTTCCATGGAAAAGCTGGTGTCCAAAGAGGCTCCCGCCCATCCAGTCGTC GACGTGGCTTCAAACGGAGTTAATGGAGGTTTCCGTGAACAGTCGGTGACGATGAGGAACAAAG AGTCAGAACCCATATCTTTGAAAAACTTAAAACGGAGATCAGAGTTTtttgaaaaag GTGGCTCAGGGTCCAGTGTCAGTGCGCTGGTCTACCTCTGTG gaGGATCAGAGTCTGCAATGCCAGAT ATACCTGTTCCTTCAATCATTCCTTCTTCCAGCCGCTGGTCCTGGGACCCAGAGGAGGAGCGCAAAAGACAAGAGAAATGGCAGAAGGAGCAAGAGCGCCTCCTACAG GAGAAATATAAGCGCGACCAGGAGAAGTTGCAGGAGGAGTGGCTGAAGGCTCAGCAGGAGGTTGCCGAGAGTATAAACCAAGAAGAG CCTGGGAGCCTAGAGATGATCAGACACAGCATCAGCCCATTCCCGTCCCTCTCTACCACCAACCAGCCCACCTCTCCTTCgtgggaagaggaagagagaaagaagaaggaggagcAGGAGCGCCAGAAgcaggcagaggagcaggagcgccagaggcaggcagaggagaggaggaagagggaagaggaggagcgtGAGCTGCAGCGTCTccaggaggagagaaagaggaaggaaaggcaggaggaggaggagcggaagatgagggaggaggaagacCTAAGatggcagaggaggagagaagaggagaggaaggaggcaAGCAGGCGGCAGGAAGCTGCAGAGCAACAGCGCAGAGAGCGGGAGAGAGCATTCGAGCAGCAGCAGCCGTG GGCTGATGGCTCCCATGGCTTTGCCAATGTCCAGTCATCACTGTCCTTTACAGACAG GACAAAATCTAAATCATCTCCCCAGCttgatgaagaagaaaaacctcAGAGAAAAG TGACGGGCAGTGGATTGGGTGATAAAAGGAGTCAGCAGTCTGTGTCGCAGGCAGAGCTGGAGCGGCAACAGATCCTGAAcgagatgaagaagaagactccgCTGCTGAGGGACAAAAGCTGGATCCGTGAGCgttcctccaccaccaccatgaTCCAGGAGTCCGATGTGCCACCCATGCGCAG TGTATCGACTGTAAGTCGGACCTGGGAGGATCGGAAGCCGGGGCTGAAGTCAGAATACGAAACAAGCAGCTGTACTGTAACACCTGCTACATGCGATTCAAAG ctggcCAGCCAACCTCTATGTGATGTGACTGTACTCCAGCAGATTGATGAAGAGACTACTTGTGACAACAACCCATGA
- the lmo7a gene encoding LIM domain only protein 7 isoform X6 has translation MEWRQQSTVSYDEAYLEAQRWIEAVTKKTFGSDDFRSALENGVLLCDLINKIKPGIIKRVNRLPTPIAGLDNLNVFLKACGKLGLKEAQLFHPGDLQDLSTRVTVKHQETNRRLKNVLITIYWLGRRAQCERFYDGPYLNFKAFEGLLGTALYKALQESSSQKGSNVRDSGFGDSWYSEREELFHPREGEGGGHRRDDSLDSLDSLGSRPQSISSETTLKGSSEGCCSDTEADSVYRMAENKDSLSYRRSVTITPKASSQFNQFLPTKDKASGYVPAPLRKKRAERNEDSRRSWANPSSTEDEGTLTRQHQMQESIDGSKSTSDILVDPTVIQQVRFEELQKYRERIKSTEDKWQDDLSKWKNRRRSVNSDIVKKKEEREKIEEITYSNRRSKTFKEMQEERENKGQNSIGGRLPSLSHLDSEDVFDTPVITPRTRTFPARSYTIDTPYCSSEPLEPSPKEVDLPAASPATGKAASPPTSLEVDIVDSPAGSDTTTTITPTSRSFFHSSLSPAAAVAAPLQKSPVSERTSTVKTEETTTTISSSGFPQKVPEPRTSLLRTQTEVGAPSSGSLYKQQPQPISMEPKPPGVSRVSASLPRSYQRSDSARLTSVIAPRPFGTQSSRLTSLPRAATTDNSQKRVNGDASISKKLSVPSRYHQFMTSEDETHSQSSSAHSSEEEEEEEEEKEEEKEDKTTAKSITSSQSVSPVPPQIKSEAPVSAAPAKETSQENYCEMRISLNQKPNSSRDFGFQATWDSTGARITSIQLGSPAEMCQLQVGDEVLTVNGHQVAEMSYPDWKSCMEKALQEGSLIMDIRHHGKNKWDRDQPSLPFKSHKTINLTSTDPILVGSPDKNTVSSSLDFTSRSSMEKLVSKEAPAHPVVDVASNGVNGGFREQSVTMRNKGGSGSSVSALVYLCGGSESAMPDIPVPSIIPSSSRWSWDPEEERKRQEKWQKEQERLLQEKYKRDQEKLQEEWLKAQQEVAESINQEEPGSLEMIRHSISPFPSLSTTNQPTSPSWEEEERKKKEEQERQKQAEEQERQRQAEERRKREEEERELQRLQEERKRKERQEEEERKMREEEDLRWQRRREEERKEASRRQEAAEQQRRERERAFEQQQPWADGSHGFANVQSSLSFTDRTKSKSSPQLDEEEKPQRKGVYVQPGGMAHWLLEEQLRSARDKQAQSQRAASELETERRNILNAMRYREPERVTGSGLGDKRSQQSVSQAELERQQILNEMKKKTPLLRDKSWIRERSSTTTMIQESDVPPMRRGESLDNLDASYNSWRSSWTPRSNSYIPNYTRPHSALSGSTSFYGGGLGGQRLGSSILPSSSSMGSLRGGAGTPSSPWSQQSPSPSPSSPSPPSSEAGAPEQRSRSVSGRKICTFCDTTLGKGAAMIIESLGLCYHLGCFKCIDCKSDLGGSEAGAEVRIRNKQLYCNTCYMRFKAGQPTSM, from the exons GCATCAAGAGACCAACAGGAGGCTGAAAAAT GTACTGATCACAATTTACTGGCTTGGTAGAAGAGCTCAGTGTGAACGTTTCTATGATGGACCTTACCTGAATTTTAAGGCATTTGAGGGCTTATTGGGCACAGCACTATACAAG GCTCTGCAAGAATCGTCCAGTCAGAAAGGCAGCAACGTCAGAGACAGCGGTTTTGGAGATAGCTGGTACTCAGAGCGAGAGGAGCTCTTCCATccgagagaaggagaaggaggaggacacCGGAGAGACGACTCCCTTGACAGCTTGGACTCTTTGGGCTCCCGACCTCAGAGCATCTCATCTGAAACCACTCTTAAAGGAAGCAGCGAGG GTTGTTGTAGTGACACTGAGGCAGACTCTGTCTACAGGATGGCTGAGAACAAGGACAGTCTAAGTTACCGACGGTCAGTAACCATTACACCCAAGGCCAGTTCCCAGTTTAACCAGTTCCTGCCCACTAAAGACAAAGCCTCAGGCTATGTGCCTGCTCCACTAAGGAAGAAACGGGCCGAACGCAATGAGGACAGCCGGCGCAGCTGGGCCAACCCCTCATCCACAGAGGATGAAGGCACACTCACCAG ACAGCACCAAATGCAAGAGAGTATCGACGG GAGTAAATCAACAAGCGATATCCTGGTTGACCCCACCGTCATCCAGCAGGTTCGCTTCGAAGAGCTGCAGAAGTATCGTGAGCGGATAAAATCCACTGAGGATAAGTGGCAGGAT GACTTGAGCAAATGGAAAAACCGGCGCAGGAGTGTCAACTCTGATatagtgaagaagaaagaggaacgGGAGAAGATAGAGGAGATCACATACAGCAACAGAAGGTCCAAGACCTTCAAGGAGATGCAAGAGGAGAG agaaaacaaaggaCAGAACAGCATTGGGGGTCGTCTCCCATCTCTGTCTCACCTGGACAGCGAAGACGTATTTGATACACCTGTAATTACCCCACGTACCCGGACCTTTCCTGCCAGGAGCTACACTATTGACACTCCTTACTGTTCTTCTGAACCCCTTGAGCCTTCTCCAAAAGAGGTCGACCTCCCTGCTGCCTCCCCAGCGACCGGCAAGGCCGCTTCGCCTCCCACCTCATTGGAAGTTGACATTGTGGACAGTCCTGCAGGCAGCGACACCACAACCACCATCACTCCCACGAGCCGCAGCTTTTTCCACAGCTCCCtgtctccagcagcagcagtagcagcaccTTTACAGAAGAGTCCAGTCTCAGAACGCACCAGCACAGTCAAGACAGAAGAGACCACAaccaccatctcctcttctggcTTCCCACAAAAGGTGCCTGAGCCAAGGACCTCATTGTTGCGCACACAGACTGAGGTGGGGGCCCCCTCCTCTGGTTCTCTGTacaaacaacaaccacagcccATCTCAATGGAACCTAAGCCTCCTGGGGTGTCTCGGGTTTCCGCCTCCCTTCCCAGGAGCTACCAGAGATCGGATAGCGCACGTCTAACCTCAGTTATTGCACCAAGGCCCTTCGGAACCCAGTCGTCCCGCCTCACCTCACTCCCCCGAGCCGCTACA ACCGACAACTCTCAGAAGCGTGTCAACGGCGACGCCTCTATTTCTAAGAAGTTGTCGGTGCCGAGCCGCTATCACCAGTTCATGACCTCTGAGGACGAGACTCACTCTCAGTCCAGCTCAGCCCACagcagtgaggaggaggaggaggaggaggaagagaaggaggaggagaaagaagacaagacCACAGCAAAGAGCATCACCTCTTCTCAGAGTGTCTCACCTGTCCCTCCTCAGATCAAGAGTGAAGCCCCAGTCAGTGCTGCTCCAGCCAAAGAAACCAGCCAG GAGAACTACTGTGAGATGCGGATCAGCCTGAACCAGAAGCCCAACAGCAGCAGAGACTTTGGCTTCCAGGCGACCTGGGACTCGACAGGAGCTCGCATCACGTCCATCCAGCTAG GCAGCCCGGCAGAGATGTGCCAGCTTCAGGTCGGAGATGAGGTGTTAACGGTAAACGGGCACCAGGTGGCAGAAATGAGCTACCCAGACTGGAAGTCCTGCATGGAAAAGGCTCTGCAGGAGGGCAGTTTGATTATGGATATACGCCATCATGGCAAGAACA AGTGGGACAGAGATCAACCTTCCCTGCCATTTAAAAGCCATAAGACCATCAATCTGACCAGTACGGATCCGATACTTGTAGGTTCCCctgacaaaaacactgtcagCTCCAGCCTGGATTTCACCTCACGCTCTTCCATGGAAAAGCTGGTGTCCAAAGAGGCTCCCGCCCATCCAGTCGTC GACGTGGCTTCAAACGGAGTTAATGGAGGTTTCCGTGAACAGTCGGTGACGATGAGGAACAAAG GTGGCTCAGGGTCCAGTGTCAGTGCGCTGGTCTACCTCTGTG gaGGATCAGAGTCTGCAATGCCAGAT ATACCTGTTCCTTCAATCATTCCTTCTTCCAGCCGCTGGTCCTGGGACCCAGAGGAGGAGCGCAAAAGACAAGAGAAATGGCAGAAGGAGCAAGAGCGCCTCCTACAG GAGAAATATAAGCGCGACCAGGAGAAGTTGCAGGAGGAGTGGCTGAAGGCTCAGCAGGAGGTTGCCGAGAGTATAAACCAAGAAGAG CCTGGGAGCCTAGAGATGATCAGACACAGCATCAGCCCATTCCCGTCCCTCTCTACCACCAACCAGCCCACCTCTCCTTCgtgggaagaggaagagagaaagaagaaggaggagcAGGAGCGCCAGAAgcaggcagaggagcaggagcgccagaggcaggcagaggagaggaggaagagggaagaggaggagcgtGAGCTGCAGCGTCTccaggaggagagaaagaggaaggaaaggcaggaggaggaggagcggaagatgagggaggaggaagacCTAAGatggcagaggaggagagaagaggagaggaaggaggcaAGCAGGCGGCAGGAAGCTGCAGAGCAACAGCGCAGAGAGCGGGAGAGAGCATTCGAGCAGCAGCAGCCGTG GGCTGATGGCTCCCATGGCTTTGCCAATGTCCAGTCATCACTGTCCTTTACAGACAG GACAAAATCTAAATCATCTCCCCAGCttgatgaagaagaaaaacctcAGAGAAAAG GTGTGTATGTGCAGCCGGGGGGCATGGCTCACTGGCTGCTGGAAGAGCAGCTTAGGAGTGCGCGTGATAAACAGGCCCAGAGTCAGCGGGCTGCATCAGAGCTGGAGACCGAGAGGAGAAACATCCTCAATGCCATGAGATACAGAGAGCCGGAGAGAG TGACGGGCAGTGGATTGGGTGATAAAAGGAGTCAGCAGTCTGTGTCGCAGGCAGAGCTGGAGCGGCAACAGATCCTGAAcgagatgaagaagaagactccgCTGCTGAGGGACAAAAGCTGGATCCGTGAGCgttcctccaccaccaccatgaTCCAGGAGTCCGATGTGCCACCCATGCGCAG AGGTGAGTCTCTTGACAACTTGGACGCCTCCTACAACTCTTGGCGCTCATCATGGACACCCAGAAGTAACTCTTACATCCCAAACTACACTCGGCCTCACTCTGCCCTCTCTGGCAGCACTTCCTTTTACGGTGGTGGGTTAGGGGGCCAGCGGCTTGGCTCTTCCATTctgccttcctcctcctccatgggCTCCCTCCGGGGCGGGGCAGGAACCCCCTCTTCCCCTTGGTCCCAGCAGTCGCCTTCCCCCTCACCCTCCTCTCCATCACCCCCGTCTTCTGAGGCTGGCGCCCCCGAGCAGCGGAGCAG GTCAGTGAGTGGCAGGAAAATCTGTACGTTCTGTGACACCACACTGGGAAAGGGAGCAGCCATGATCATCGAGTCCCTTGGGCTCTGTTATCATTTGGGCTGTTTTAAG TGTATCGACTGTAAGTCGGACCTGGGAGGATCGGAAGCCGGGGCTGAAGTCAGAATACGAAACAAGCAGCTGTACTGTAACACCTGCTACATGCGATTCAAAG ctggcCAGCCAACCTCTATGTGA